The Quatrionicoccus australiensis nucleotide sequence ATTGCCGATGCCGCTCTAAAAGCCGTAACCGTTGATTTTTCAAGTGTCGATTATCTTGATAGTTCAGCGCTAGGCATGTTGTTGATGCTGCGTGACAAGATGGGCGGGGCGAATAAGGAGGTTGCTCTGACCGGAGTTCGTGGTAATGTCAAACAAGTTCTCGATATTGCCAATTTTGGCAAACTGTTCCAAATTTGCTAAAGTTGCGTCCGGTCCGGTCGATAAACAGTAGTGGCGCAGTGATGCTGGATGCGCAGAATGGCGCTTGGGTGCGCAGTTTGAGGCGAATCGAAAAGCGTGTATGCTAGATTCGCATCGGTGCCAAAGCCATTAAACAAGCCGATTGCACGAAGTGCGAGGGGATTACGATGTCTGAGTTGTTGAAGAATATCGACGCGCGAACCAAGCTGGCGGGAACCAACAAGCTTGAGATTTTGCTGTTTTTTCTTGGGGTGGATCAGCGTACTGGTCGCCGCGAGACCTATGGGATCAATGTGTTCAAGGTCCGTGAGGTCATGCGCACGCCATTGATTACTGCTGCGCCGGACATGCCTTCCTCTGTTGAGGGGATGGTCAGTTTGCGCGGGGCACTGGTCCCGGTTATTGATCTGGCCAAGTACTCCGGGATCAGCGCCGACACGCCACGTGAAATCATGATCGTGACCGAGTACAACGGTCATACCCAGGGTTTTCTGGTTGAAGGCGTTGATACCATCTTGCGTCTCGAC carries:
- a CDS encoding STAS domain-containing protein; protein product: MQANVIKEDGKATIKLNGRFDFNTHRDFRSAYEPLIADAALKAVTVDFSSVDYLDSSALGMLLMLRDKMGGANKEVALTGVRGNVKQVLDIANFGKLFQIC